GTTTAGCAGATTTCTACGACAATTCCGTATTTTAACTTTTCCAATTTATTATAAAAGCGTTTCATTGGTATGAGTGGTGTGATGAAATTTGGTCACCATGATCTTAACAGgatgacttttttcttttcctcatttgttatcttattgtttgtttcattaaaatttCATGCTGAAGATCCATCACTAGAAAAGCCATGCTATATTTTTCCATAGGTGTCTTTAGTTACTGAAATCAGTCAGATGTCTCTCCATGTCTTATAATTATCTCAAGAAGtataggaaaattgaaaaaataggaTTTGATCAAGCttctaatataattaaaaagaaaggggGAATCAGAAAAATCATGCCACTCTTTTATAAAGTTATAAGCAAATATTGGATCATAAAGGAACATCTTAATctctttaataaattattaagcCAGGTAAAGCATATAAGGTTTGAAAATTTGAGAAGCTTGAGCTAGATATTCAGAAATTATGCACATATTAATATAGATAAAGCTGTGAAAAATGAATTCAAGTGGACACAATTCATaccattaagaaaaaaaagccaTATATATGCCACGCCAAGagatattaaatattaatgatcTAATCCTGTAGATCACACAAATATGACATAAATAAtgtgatataaattcaaaatgatTTATCATGATTATTTTGTTAGCAAACCTATGATGATTGTTTTTCAGTAAAGAACtttacaattacaaaattaagTAGTACCACAGCTGCTAGCCATCACCCTAAAGAATTTACTGACATGcatttacaaacttttttacaggCACACCACATTCTTACTAGTTAACAGGAAAAACTTCAAGTTCCTTGTTCAAAAAATGTCCTGTGTCATGGCAATAACACTTGATTGCTGAGAGTAGTTATCTaactatttactttttttatgtTATACCATAAATTCTATTCATTGCAACATGTAAAATCATATTTCAAAAGATCACTACAACCTCAGTTCATAAGTAAGGCATAGTTTCTTAGGCAACACAAGTTGAAGCACAGCATGTGTACCGCAATCCATCCAGAATCTAACATTTGTTTTGCAAAATAACATGATGTATTAATTCTTCAATGTGTGTGTGCATACTGTACATGTGTCTACATGTATTTGATTTGTGTGGAAACAGAGAACAGTTTACAGGGGAACAAGAGTACTAACGGGAACTTGCTTATGACTCCATGATCCACAACCCCATCGACTTTATCAAGGCTTTTAGCTACTTCAGCTGCATTTAAAATTCATGTAAGAAAATAGAGATTATCTAGAAAGAAGAAACATGGATGAATAAATTAAAAGTTGGAACCATCATAAATGTAAAACCCACCAAGGCTTAGAATTGGAGATGTAAATATGAGATCGAGAACATTATGTCCTTCTTTAGTGACTAACGGGTTATTACCCCCGTGTGGATCTGCTTGCCCTATAGATGGTCTCCTCCATACCTGCAATTACAAAGAAAacgcaaaaaaagaaaatataattttaatagaaGAGATTCCATTCCCTCAAGTACTTCCTCCTTGTCTCCTAAACAATAatgaacatttcaaagttatactGAATTGGAAGCCAAGTAACTAAGCCATGGTTTCTTCCATAGAAAAGACCATTTGTTCACCCTTTAAAAAACTAAGTTAGTCTGCCTGTCACAAATTGTTTGAGGTACTAGCAATCTCTATGGACCAAATTTCCTGTATGTAAGCCAACTGCTTATTGAAGTATGGTCAAGTGCAAGTCAATGTCACCACTGCAAACCTATGAGATTTTAGGGGTTACAACGCCATATGTTATGAATTAAATAggagaagaaaattttagtttccAATGTTttgttagagaaaaaaatattcaatttaatGATACGTATGTATGCAACAATTTAGTAACACAATTTAAGCATACCTCAGCATCACCTAAAAACAGGTCATCGATCTTTTCAGCAATTTCCATCCAGTTGAGCTGAAACACGGTTTGAGTTTCAAATGTCTTATTCTGATCATTATCACTTTGTATGTTTGAATCCAATAATGTGTATAACTTCTTACAGATTGAACTAAAACTGGAACAGATCCATCTAGACCACCTTTATACTGGCTTTCTGTGATCATGAATGCAAGCTTGTTGGCTGCATTTAGTACAGACTGAAAGGAAGGAAAAGAACATTGAAAAGGGAAATTTATCAGTATCTTGAAATAAGAACTAACCAGGAAACATGAATCCATGTGAGCTCAAAATTTTCAGAGAGAGAACATTATACTTTACAGAAATAACTTAAATGGTTTCTAAAAATTTCCCATGCTAAAGCACAAGTCGGAGAGCCCCACTGAAACAGGAAACATAACGGTATTGTGCTCACCTTCTCTTGGAGTATTGACTCCTCACCTTGTAATCTCTGGCGTCCGATGACAGCAACAAGTGTTCCTTCTTCTATAATATCAGCATCATCAAATGCAAAATCAATCTACAAAATATCAAGTTATAAGTGATAACTAAGTCTTAATTTCAAAGATGTCATAATTATCATGCACTCAGACACATGCAGTGACATTGGTCAAGGAAACTTCTAATAAATCTCTGAAACTAGTAAGCAAAGTTTCATAAGAATGGAATCTCACTTGCACTTCTCATAAGAATTTTAACCCCTTTTATGAACTTGTCATGTGTCAATCTGTgtgttaaattttttctaaaaagaatTATACCAATAAAAGAGGAAAGACAATTGAAAATCTTTTGGTCCACTGCAGTATTTGCTTTGGCGAAATTCACTAGGATATGTCTACACAATGTGTATGTTCAAACTATCATGCAAGATAATACATTAATACTcacaaaacataataaaaagcAAACtgattttatgtttaaaatttgtgCACACTTGAGAGCAATCTTGGTACTGATTTAATGGAATTCCTGCCTTTGCAGCTTCACTTGCACTTCCAACGGACCTGAAggagaaaaaatgaagaagatataTGTGATAACAGAAACTGAAAAGAAGTAGACTTTGCACAAGGCCAAGACAAGAAGGAAATAAACATTCGAACATTATACAACCTAGCTGAGAGCATAGAAATGAAACAAGGCAGAGTAGAATAGAAATGAAGCATCTTTTCTTTGAAGCATCAAGAATGAAATGCTGCTCCAAAAATAAATGCTGGAGGAATGAATAGAATGATTTAGTGTACTGCATGGTTTTTATCTCATCCTGGCTGCAAATAATGGAGCAGCTTGTGGATGAATTAAGTTGTTTTGTTTGCACCATTTAATGAATCACAGATCAAATAGATCACAACACAATTATCTTCAGAGGAAACTTGGACCACGCAATATAATTATGACAGGAAAGTCAAACTTACGTAGGTACTCCTACTATATCTTTTAAAGCACCAGCGCGAAGTTGCCGACCCATATATTGTATGGCCATACCAGAAGCACAACCAGACCCCAACCCAATAACCATGCTGCTTCTTATGTATCTATCCACCTAGAATACACATCAGAGTCACAAACCAATTTCACTTGAATTAATTCTTACATATCAGCAATCATGAATGGAAGAAGCACAGGCAGAGGTGCACCCCCCATAGGTAATTAGCACTGGATAGGAGAAAAAATGTCAATTATCCAAACACTTAAATGCAAATATGCAATCCTATTTCTTCTATCTCCTACTCTTTGATACATTTGGCTTCTTTTTCATATTGCTTGCGAACCCATATACCATAATTCCACTAGATATGACTCAAATAACAAAAGATGACCACCAATTTTCACTTAAATCATGTGCAGTAAAATCAGAAAGAGCAAATTCAAGCCGCATTCCAGAAATTCAAACACTACATTTATCACAAATTTGTTAGaatattgataaagtaaatagATTAGCCATTTCCCATTGTCTCAGGCTTTTGGAACAAGTGGGAATTTATTGAAAATCATAAAAATGGCAAACCAGAAAAACCATCATCTacatttttctcttctaaaaTCAAGCCATATAAAACTATTATGATACACAATTTCCCTACTTTCTTCCACAACAAGACATTTAGTTCACAATTCTTACTCCTAGTTATCTGCATGTAGTTTATAGGACCTTTAGGTTGTTAATAGACTGAAAATTCACAAATGCACAACATTGACCATATATTCAAAAACAGTAAACTTTTGTTAGGGTAGTTTCTTaagtttcttaattaaattcaaccatgtggTTACCTAGACCGATAAAACACATggtataatttgttttgaattcaaTCGAGCTCCCAAAGGAATAGCACATAAGAAACTCTACAGTTTTAcccttttgttattattataattgGTAAGTCACAAACACCCAATAGGTTTGGTGGTGTCATTTGAGCTATCTAGAGCAAATTCTCAATAACACAACATAATCTTAATGAGAAAAACTGATGACGTGAGGTTGGAGTTTATTTGGAATGGTAAATAATGAAACCCAATAAATTCAAGTTTCTATAtattctttatcttcttctacATTTTGATACTGAGACAAAATAATGAAaggggttttgggtttgaatgGGGAATCAGACATACAGTGTGATGGGCTGCAAGGACGAGAGAAGAAGCATCAGCAAGACATGACCGAGTAAACTTGAGGACAGAATTGTtctttcttcgtcttcttcttcttctgccaATGCCATCAAATTCAAAAGCTGAGGGAAAATGCACGAGCTTTAGAAAAgttgatgacgatgatgatgatgatgaagatgaaagtAGTGATGCCATCCTCTTCCCAACCAGGACAGGACAACCTTTTCAGTGTTTACATATGATATGTAGACGTACTGCACTGCAGTACCCTTTGTTTGTACTAACGGATAAGCAACGTGTTTTTCTTTTGGTCATGGATTATTTATGGGTACTACCGGATAAGGAAATAATGTTTTTTGGGTTAaggctaaaatattattttgatagtaaactttaacaaaaatttgttttttattcttaaattttaaaattttttttttttttaatccctaaattttggtaagattttttttctattagtattttacctttttttcaataatttaggaatgaaaaaaaatatattttttaaggtttaaGAATAAACAatgaaacattttcaataatttaatgacctaaaaaaatttaataatttaaagacaataaaaaaccttttaataaaatttagagtttaaaataatattttagcctaatttaataaaagaaaacgGTACGAAAAGATGAACAGAATGATTTTATTATATGAGTATTAAGATAGTAGCATTCCACCCAATCTGACAAGTGGTGAGCCATTACTGTTATCTTAGCCCCCAACAAGAGCACAAATGGGCATTGAATTAGAgccatatgatttttttttaaacgctTCCCATTATAATATTCAAATTTACCACCTACTTTTTTCAAACCATTTGACAATAAGCCAAATGGTTTGGGACCTATATATGAGGTAATTAGAACAAACAGCATTTGCCTCTCTAATGGGTCTCGCCAAACCCAATgattattagtttattactaGGTGTTTTTTCCCCCAATCTTTGATTAGATCGTTTTCCCAATCTTTGATTGGAAAAGAGAAAGGGCAGTACCTTAGTTAGGCTGGGTTGGGCCAAAGCCTAATAGGTTTTATCTGGTATTGGGCTTGGGCTAAAACCATCCAGCTCCAGCTCAGATCGGCCTAATCCAAGCTGATCAAGTACTTCGTACTTCGCTTTACTGTACTGTAAGTTACCTAGGGCTATTAACCAACCGAGTTTTGTCGAGTAATACATATTTAAGTTAAGCTTGTaaggaaaaatcaaaagctCAAGCTTTACTTaagcttgtgacaagcctaaatATAGTGTTTGAGCTTGAACTCATAGTAAAGCCAAAAGGCTTGAACTTGACTTAACTTTGCTTGAACTTGGCTTGacttaacttaattaattagtcaagtcaAACTTAAACTTAATATCAAACTCAAACTTGAGCTCAggtcaagtttttgagcttgagatctaaaaaaaaatacattattaaatgcttaaatctctaaaattaagaaaaaaaatagtatactcattttgttagctattattcaaattgataatttacataattaaattcattcattcatcattccttATCTACAACTTGAACAactgttcaaaatacaatttttgcATTCACGTTAGATAGTGAAGGACTAGAAATATActtgtttgtaactattatgaatgagaaaaacTAACATGTTTCATAATTTTACTTATGATGATTAATAGAGAATGATCATATGTGGCCTactaaattaatattgtgaGGGTCCTTTTTTGGACGGTACCCAGGCCCATGTAGAAACAAGGATCTCGGGTACTTTATTTGTTGTTTGGTGGACTAggcttggttcaccgcagcTAAATGAGGGCTGATTACGAACCAAGTTGTACGCAAGTCACATAAATCTCCTCAAGACAAAAATGCAATTTCtcctaagtaataaaataccattataagtgttttagtgtcataaaatgaccatttactcttacaaaataagtaaaataagtatTCATAATATTCACAATGAGAATGAGATTGAAATAGAGTATTTGAGGCTTATCTTTTACTGTGTGAACGTTTAAAAGAGTTCCTTCACTTGGTACCTTGACCGTATTGTCATGGTACCCCGGGAGTGAAGTCGTGGTTCCCAGGGGTACTAGGCCTGTAAAAATCCAGAATACTGATTCTCTGAACTATACTATCTTTCTCTATGCTTATTATGCAATAGAGTTTTGTCATCTCCATTTACCTCTATAAATCCTGCATAAGAACACACTACACAATACACAATACACATATCTTAAAGTAATTGTTAGTTTTTTAGATTAGGATATAcatttttaatacataaacacacacacacacacatacacacacacacacacacatatatatatatatatgaatttcatgagaatgatTCAGCCACGAGAATCCTGGCCCCAATTCTCACAAATTGTgggatttggaactcaagtccaaGTGACTTTGCTTGGGCATTGTCTTACAAGATAGTTAGGTGAGGAGGATttttgtgtgagagagtgatATCTGATGTGTGCATGTTTTTGGCTTATGTTTCTTTGGAGGCTAAGTGATGTTTCGAATAATCTCAAGGATATGGGACAAATTCCTACTCCTTGgctctctcttttgtttatttctttctcttccttacTAGGCTTTTAAAACTCTAAGAATATGTGTTTTAAACCTCTAAACTTTTCTCCTGAATACCCATTTTTCTCCCATCCAAATCTCCCCCTTTCTGCTATGCTTTGTGTCCCTTTTATAGCAGACCTGGTCTGGTACCCCGGGAGAGGACGTCCCAGGTCTGTTGGGTAAAACTATGTCCTCTGTGACTTGAAAATGTGCATTGGGCAGAAGTTTAGCTTATTTAtgcaattataactcaaaagggGCACTTGGCTTTAGCTATAAATGAAAGATTCCTTCTTGGAAAGTTAAATGGAACGGGTGGGCTGCTCAGTGTATTGTGACAGCtttgttgaaaatgaaaattgagaGGAAATTGTGGGGAGGTGTTATGCACATGGGGGAATTGAATTTTCCATTGGTTCATACATTCCAATATGAACCAAGGGAAAGCTTCGAGATCCTCCTTTCACTAGAAATCACTCCCCTTCCGACCAAACCATTCCTCCCTTACTATCCACTCGGGATCCCACAGGCTTGGACCATAGGTTACAAAGATAATACctgatttttttgttggatttttaatGGCTTGTTTTTTTGCTGGAAATTTGAACATACATAAGGCCTTGATATTGATTCTTCTTGCTGCATATCCTCTAGCCTGACCGAGATCCTTGCTGCATGTCCTTTAGTTTGCCCAAGATCCTTGCCCGAGATCCTTGCCCGAGATCCTCGCCCGagatcctcttctttttttcttttttattattattatttctttttttttttctttttgggatttttggcCTTCATGGTCCTTCTTAGCTTTGTGAATTGGGCATTCTTTTGTTAAGACTCATAGTATTTCCTTACTTTTCATGAAATGGGcttttcttgtgaaattttagccctaaaaaattatttatttttaaatgtaactatagtctaaagtagttcttgatcagtttaaaggaaaggaaaaaattaaggtaatataaGTAGTGATCTCATGCTggccatgtcattattaagatatgtgtaatgagtatatttagctaacacatataaacttataaatgagtctatGCTTGAATTGTTCTGTATCAACTCTAATAGCTTACAAGCTTGTtcgtgaacaattttttttacttgagctcaacttgtttattaaatgagcctaaaactaagactcaagcttggcttatttataaataaacaaatatgaacaAGTTTTTTATCGAGCCGATCCCAAATTGTTTATGATCGtcttggttcatttacaaccCTAAGCTAACCTAACAGTATTCACTTTGTGTTCTCTAAAATAACATAATAAGAGCCCAATAAGGGAAATGAACCCAACGAAATGACTTACATAGGCTTCCCTATATATTGGCCATTTAGCTACAATGCTTCCCCAGAAATATAGAACATTGTAACTTcaccaaataaatattttattcattttatgaaaagtGAAAGcatatgtttttgaaaagtagaGGAAAAGTGagtgttttgaaaattgaaggaaatatttaaaaataaataaagaaagaatatttaaatgagaaaaaagtttgatattttttctaacaaaaaattcttaaaatatacATGAACATCGAAAGTTCAGTAATTAAACTCAAATGCTGTAATTTGTGCATAATAAAAGTAATGTATGTGAATTagtatttgtaaaaataatgttactgcaatcacaacttatcatcttaacaaataatatatatgtaaatatcTTTAATAAAATCTCTTTTTATTCTCCAAAAATAAACTATATTTCTAAGAAGTCAGAGGTATATATCATATCTattagaaaaacaaataatggtcttagagcattcacattgacATGTGCAAAATTTCCTCTCTATTCTAGACTAAAAacttacttcttctttttttagctaaccactttttaaaacatccaCATTCACATCCAATTCTTTATTCTAAATTCTATTTCAAATctcaatgtttttcttttctttctaaaaacGATAATATTCTTGGAAAAAGCTCAACTTTACAAAGAGCATATTTCCTTTATAATAACCATTAGTATTCCATTTCCATTATAGTCTCCACTTTTTTCTCCCTTGTCCATTTTAACCTTATTGAGTACTTGTCTTTTGAAGAATGC
The sequence above is drawn from the Castanea sativa cultivar Marrone di Chiusa Pesio chromosome 5, ASM4071231v1 genome and encodes:
- the LOC142633937 gene encoding putative ribose-5-phosphate isomerase 4, chloroplastic, producing the protein MASLLSSSSSSSSSSTFLKLVHFPSAFEFDGIGRRRRRRRKNNSVLKFTRSCLADASSLVLAAHHTVDRYIRSSMVIGLGSGCASGMAIQYMGRQLRAGALKDIVGVPTSVGSASEAAKAGIPLNQYQDCSQIDFAFDDADIIEEGTLVAVIGRQRLQGEESILQEKSVLNAANKLAFMITESQYKGGLDGSVPVLVQSLNWMEIAEKIDDLFLGDAEVWRRPSIGQADPHGGNNPLVTKEGHNVLDLIFTSPILSLAEVAKSLDKVDGVVDHGVISKFPCSAVIASEDGLQIVDSLPRNAMEAL